The genomic region ATAAACCTTTACCCAAACAATTCAGGAAACTGAATAAAATTTAAGGGAATATCCCAATGCACAATTTTTGTGAAGATGTTTTAGGGTAAAAAATCCTTTTTTGTAAAAACTTTATATCATTCTTATCCTAATTCTAATTATGGAAGTATCTTTAATCATACCCATGTACAATGAGGAAGATAACGTCCTCATCACTCTTAATGAAGTTAAAAAGGTTCTGGAAACCTATCCAAGTTACCAGATACTGGCAGTGGATGATGGTAGCAGCGACCAAACCTTGGCTTTACTGGAGGATTTTGCATCATATAATCCTGAATTAGTAGTCCTGAAACATCCGGTGAACATGGGGATGGGAAGAGCACTCAGAACTGGTTTTGAAAAGGCAGAAGGTGATGTAATCATCACCCTGGATGCGGATTTAAGTTACGACCCAAAATATATTACAGAACTAATCCAGGAGCTCCATGAAAATCATCTGGACATTGTAATCGGATCCCAGTATATGGCTGGTGGGGAGACTGAAGATATTCCTTTCATCCGCCTCTTCGTAAGCAAAATGGCCAATAAAATCGTTGGCTACGCCCTGGATAAACACATTAGCACTGTAACCGGGATATTGCGTGCCTACCGGAAAGAAGTTATTGATTCTATAGAGATTGAATCTAATGGGACTGAAATTAACCCTGAAATGCTTTCAAAAGCCATTGCAATAGGTTTTGAGGTTAAAGAAATTCCTGTGAAGTTAAAAGGAAGAAAATTAGGGGAATCTAAAGTTCAATTCAGGTCAACCACTATTTCACACCTTTTATTTACATTCTATGAGAAACCAATGATGCTTTTTGGAGTTATTGGACTCCTGCTGTGCATTATAGGAATCATAATCGCAATATACTTATTTTATGAGTATTTAATAGGCACATTAGACCCAACCCGACCTTTAATGTTCGTTATGGTTTTAATGATACTTTCAGGGATACAAATCCTTGTTTTCGGTTTTGTTGCCACCCAGATAAGTCTCCTGAAACGTGAAATTTACATAATTCAAAAAGAAAATAAATTACTGAGGAAAAAATTGAAATAACTACAGAATAAATCTCTTTTTTCCATTATCCGGTGTTTTTATGGACAATGCCCGTGTATCAATTGTAATTCTTAACTGGAATGGCTGGGAAGACACCATTGAATGCTTGGAATCATTATTTCAAATTAATTACCCTAACTTTGATGTTATTTTAGTTGACAATGCTTCAGGAGATGATTCTCTGGAGAAGATCAAAAAATATTGTTCAGGGAATTTGAAGGTCGAATCAGGTTTTTTCAAATATAATCCTGAAAATAAACCAATTAACCTTTTAGAATACACTAAAGAGTTTGATGATCCTAAAGTTCATATGAAAAAGGAAAATACAAATCGTGATCAGCTTATACTAATAAAAAATGATAAAAATGTGGGTTTTCCCGGTGGAAACAATATAGGAATGAAGTTCGCCCTTAAGTTCTTTAATCCAGATTACATTCTACTTTTAAACAATGATACTGTTGTTGAAAAAAATTTTTTAGGTGAATTAGTGAGAAATGGTGATTCAGAGGGTGATATTGGTATTTTAGGTCCCAAAATTTACTTCTATGATAAACCCAACATAATATGGAGCTCAGGCTGCGAAATATCCTGGAAATTAAGTCGTGGAATTCAAATTGGAACCAATGAACTTGATAATGGCCAGTATGACACTAAAAAACAGGTGGAATATGTCAGTGGATCTGCATTTCTAATAAAAAGTGAAGTTATCAAAAAGATTGGTCTTATGGACGAGAACTATTTTTTATACTTTGAAGAGAGTGATTGGACTCTTCGGACAAATAAAAGAGGATATAATACCTTATATGTGCCTCAATCTAAGATATGGCATAAAATATCAAGATCAGGCGGAGGAATATCTAATCCCATAGGATTATACTACATAACACGTAATCGCTGGATTTTTATGAATAAATGGGCTAGTAATAAAGATTACATAATCTTTATCATTTATCAAATTATTAGTGCAATTATATTCCCAATATTCTTAAGTATATATTACGCAAACTTAAAATTATTTAAAGCATATTACTTCGGGTTATTTGACGCTATCCATTATATAACATTTAAAACTTCAAGAAACAGTATAAAATAAGGATGTGCATCGTATGAGGATTACCGTTATCGGAGCAGGGTATGTTGGGTTGGTTACAGCTGTTTGCCTTGCTGAATTAAAAAATAATGTTCTATGTGTTGAAAGACCTTCTTTCGATTTAAGTAAATTAAAAAAAGGAATTTCTCACTTTTACGAACCTGGATTGAATGAATTACTAAGCAAAAACATTAAAGCAAATAGAATTAAATTCACTGTTGATTTAGATAACGCCATTGATTTTAGTGATGTTATTTTTATTTGTGTGGGAACCCCTCAAAGTAATACTGGGAAAGCGGATTTATCTCAAGTTGAAACCATCGCAATACAAATTGCTAAAAGGCTTAACAGCTATAAATTGATAGTTGAAAAATCAACTGTTCCAGTAAACACCCATCAATGGGTTAAGAAAACAATTAAAAGATATGCTCATTCTAATTTAGATTTTGACGTTGCATCAAACCCTGAATTTTTAAGAGAAGGTTCGGCGGTATCTGATTTTATGAAGCCTGATAGAATCGTCGTGGGTGTTGAAAGTGACCGGGCAAAACAAGTTTTTAAACAAATATATTCTCCATTCATTGAAAATGGTTTTCCAGTTTTAATAACAACACCGGCTGCTTCCGAACTCATTAAACACGCCGCAAACTCGTTCTTAGCTCTAAAAATTTCATATATAAATATGGTATCCGAACTTTGTGAAAAGGCAAATGTGGATATTAATATGGTAGCTGATGGAATAGGCTACGATAAACGTATCGGGCGTGATTTTCTTAATGCCGGAATAGGCTATGGGGGTTCTTGTTTTCCTAAGGATGTTAAAGCATTTATCAACATAGCTGAAGAACATGGTGTTGATTTCACAATATTAAAAGAAGTTGAAAAGGTAAATTCCAAAAAAAGAATAAATTTTGTTAAAAAAGTAGAAAAAGTTCTTTGGATAAACAAAAATAAAGATATAGCAATTTGGGGACTATCTTTCAAACCGGATACTGATGACATACGAGAAGCTCCCTCCTTAGACATTATCAATATACTTTCAAATAAGGGTGCTAATTTAAGACTCTACGATCCACAAGCAATGCAAAAATTCAAATCAGTATTCCCTGAAAATGACAAGATAAAATTTTTCAAAAATAAATATGATACAATTAGAAATGCTGACGCCTTGTTAATACTTACTGAATGGAACGAATTCAAAAATGTAGATTTGAATAAAATGAAAAAACTTATGAATCTTCCAATAATTATTGATGGACGGAACATATACAATCCAAAGGAAATGGAAGCATTTGAATATTATAATATTGGCAGAGGAAAATTTAATGATGTGGAGATACTGAAATGAAACAAGTTCTAATTTCAGGTGCAGCTGGTTTTATTGGAAGCCATTTATGTGATAAATTTTTAGAAGAAGGTTTCTATGTTGTTGGACTAGATAATTTTATCACAGGATCTCCAAAAAATATTGAACATTTACTTGAAAGGAAAAAATTCGAATTCATTAAACATGATATTACTCTCCCGATTAAATTCCATTCAAAAAAGATTGATTTAGTACTACATTTTGCCTGTCCTGCAAGCCCAGTAGATTATCTAAAGTTCCCATTGGAAACAATGAAAGTAAACTCTATTGGCACTTTAAACATGTTAGAAATAGCTAAAAAATATAATTCGAAATATATCTTTGCATCAACTTCAGAAGTGTACGGTGACCCCACTGTTCATCCACAAACTGAATCTTATTTGGGTAATGTGAATCCTGTCGGACCTCGTTCGGTTTATGATGAATCAAAGAGATTTTCAGAAGCAATTTCAATGTCTTATTTCAGAGAATATGGATTAGATACACGAATAATCAGAATTTTTAATACTTATGGACCCCGAATGAAAGCAAACGATGGGAGAGTAGTTCCTAATTTCATTACACAAGCATTAAACATGGACAACATTACTGTTTATGGAAATGGAAATCAAACAAGGAGTTTTTGTTATATCAGCGATTTAATTGATGGAATTTTTAAAATCACATCAGCCGATAATCTTAAAGGCGAAATTATGAATTTAGGAAATCCCGAAGAATATAACATTCTTGATTTGGCAAAAATAATTATAGAAAAAACTTCATCTAAATCCCAGATTATCTTCAAAGCCCTTCCAGAAGATGACCCTAAACAGAGATGCCCTGAAATTACCAAAATTAAGAAATTAACCAAATGGCAACCTGAGACAAGTTTAAAAGAAGGAATTGACCTAACAATCGATTATTTTAAGAACCATATCTGATGATTAAAATGCGAACAAAATACGATTTAACTATTGCTTACAGGATCTATCCTAAAGTGTCTAAGAATCCCCTTGTTTTCAGTGATGACAAATATAAACTCTCTGAGTTATGTTTAAGATCATTAAAAGAATCATTAGGAGATCTTAGGGCCAAATTGATTGTTTTATTAGATAATTGCCCCCCAGAATACATTGATCTTTTCAAAAAATACTTTGACCAAGAAGATTTAGAATTAATTGAACTGGATGGGGTGGGAAACCTATCGACATTTGGTATGCAAATTGAACTACTTTTAGAGCAAAATTTTTCTGATGTGGTGTATTTCGCAGAGGATGATTATTATTATCTTCCAAATCAATTCAGTGAAATGATAAACTTTCTAGAAAAAAATAATGATGTTGATTTTGTCTCCCCTTTTGATCATATAGATTACTACAAATTTAATTTCCATGATTACAAAAATAAAATCAAATTTAGCGAAAAAAAACATTGGCAAAATGTTGCAACAACTTGTTTAACATTTCTAACAACGAAAAAAACTTTAGAAAGAACTCAAAATATATTCAAAACTTATGCTAAAGGTAACTATGATACCAGCATCTGGGCCAGCCTAACAAAGTTTAACATTTTCAATCCATTCAAACTATTCAAATATAAAGAAAAACCGTATTTTATTGCCGTTTTCTTTAAATCTTGGCGTTATTCATTTATACAACACTTATTCGGGAAAAAATGGACCTTATGGACCCCTATTCCTACAATTGCAACACATATAGAAAGTGAAGATGTTTCTCCTACAATAAACTGGTTAAAAATTATTTGCCACAAGTTATAAGTTACTGCATGAACTTTAATATTTTGAATCCGATTGTTTTCAAGGGTTTTGGTAGTTTATCAGCCCGTATAGCGTATGTTAACCCCATAATTTTACTAAAAAAGTGCACAATTCTATTTCTTATTCTATCATTTAATGAATTTTCTTTAACTTTTGTTCCAAATGTAATAGAACTAATAAACCCAACATCCTTAAAATTTCTTGAATTATATATGTATTCTTTGACAACTTTTCTAGGTCCTTCATAACTACCTATACTATCATGAAATGCTATTTTACCCCCTTCAATCAACCTTGGGAACCATAATTCAAAATCTAACTTGACTTGTTCATATTCATGGGCACCATCAATAAACACGAACTCAACAGGTTCATCAAACATATTAAATGCGTCATAAGATGTTTTAACAACAGGTGTTATAATATTATTCAATCCTGCGCTTTCAATATTTTTTTTAAACTCATCAAAAGTGTTAACTTCCCCATATTCTTCAATATGTTCAGAAGAACCGGTATGAGGATCTACCGCATATATCTTTACTTTGTTTCCAGACTGTGACCCTTTCCCTAAATAGATGGTTGATTTTCCCTTCCAAGATCCTATTTCCAATATAATTCCATTACCCTCACAATTTCTTGAAGTCTCAAACAAATATTCCCCTTCAGCTTCATTAACCCATCCATCAATATTTTTAGCTATTTCATTAGCTTCTTTATATTCCAACATTTTGAATCCTTCTTATTCCTGAATTAATTCATACTATCTACTAATAATTTATATCCACTAATTAGAATTTGTATGAAATAAATTTTCCTTTAGACATATTCTATAAATACATTATTAATCTAATTAAATATACTTCTTTATAACATCAATCAAAACATAATTAGATGTTAAAACTCATGAGTTATTATTACAACATTAATTACTAAAAAATGAGCTCAATTGGTTCACTATAGTCCCTATTAATATATTAACATCATATGTTCTCTGCTTGATTAGTTAAAATATTAGTTCAACAAATTATAAAAATTAGTTTTATTTATAAGAAATCCATTAAAAATCAATTTATCTCTGTAAAAATGGACTTATAACTAGTACTGATAAATTATGTAAAATATTAAAATCGGCCACAAAACCTCTAATTTAACATTCTTTTAAAAAAATTTATTTCATTTCGATCAATCCCCTTGGTAATGAACATTAAAAAGAAATAAACTACCATGGAAATTCCAATCACTAAAATAACATTGATAATCCCTTTGGGATTTGTTAAAACTATTAGTAGAGACATGATAATCGAAGCAAAGACAATTTTTAAGATAAACATTTTATCAAAATTAAGTTTAAAATATCTCAATGTGTAATGCAAACTAACGAAAAATGCAAATAAATAAGAAAGCAACGTAACAGCCGCTGCAGCCAGGATACCAAAATAAGGCACAAATATTAAATTTAAAAGACTAATTAAAGCAGCAATAGTCCAAATACTCCCAATAACTTTTGTCTTTTTCTTAAGAATTATTATATTAGCAATGATTCCATATGCCCCAAACAAAAGAGAACTTAGTGCCACAAAAGGTGTGACTAAATAACCATTTAAAGCTATTTCAGGAGTAGTTAATATCATCATTATTGATTTTGATAATAATGATAAGCCAAAAACCATTGGAATAGAAATTAAAAGAAAATATTTCATTGAATAATTGATAAACTTCGTTACCTCTAAAATTTGTCCATTTTCATAATATTTAGGCAGTATAGATTGAAGAATTACCGATAATGGTACTGAAAAAAGTAATATAGACATTCCCAGAGTATAACCGGGTGAATAATAGGCAACAAACGTTGTTCCCAGTAATATTCCAATTACAAAACGATCACTTGATTCCACTATCCAATTGGAGAGATTACTTGGAATGGTTGGAAGCGAAAAATTTAGATACTCTCTAATGTAACCAAAATTAGGAATTTTAAAACCAATATCCTGAATAATTAGTGAAATCATTAAAACTAGAACAACAATTTGAGAGATTAAAAAACCTAAAACAATCAAAGATATTGAATGCCAAAAGAAGGCAAAATAGGATATTAAAAGCAAAGAGAAATATGTTTGGAATAGTAAAAAGAAAGAATATTTCTTCATCTGATTAAAAGTTAGAAAATAATTAATTAACAGACTATTAGCCGAACCAAAAATTAGCATTATCGCTGTTAATGATACTATCATGGTATTACCATTAAATAGAAGTGCTGCGATTTCCTTTGAAAATAGAAGTAATACGACTGAAATAAGGAAACTAGCAATTAAAATTAAGCTCAGCATAGAATAGAAACTCTCTCGAATCTTTCTTTTAGATGTTTCTGCAGATAAAAATCTTAATATAGTAAATGGAAATCCTAAATTAGCAATACTGGTTATTAAAAAGAAAGTAGTCATTACCTGAACCCATATTCCATAATCAGTGGCGCCCACACTTTTAGTCAATATGGGAATAAGTATAATTGTGTTTAAAGCAACTAAGAAATTAGTGACACCGACTAATCCAATTCGCTTCACGAAAAGTTTATACGCATCTAACATACTGCTAAAACACTCTTTAGTTTATTTATAATTATTTTCCATATTACTAATTAATACACCAATAAAATTTATTAATTATATTATTCTTTTTTACAATGATTAAAACTGGAAAGCAAACATATTAAGGCATAAACATCCGATAAAATGGAAACCCGTTGCAAATCTCTGAACATCACCCATATTTACATCAAATTTAGAAATTTCAACTTTGCATTAGAAATGAGCTCTTTGGCCGTTTTTTCCTGTAAAAAACCTTAAATGAATTTCACCAAGTATCCATGAGTTTCATAATCAAAATTTCCGGATAACAATTCTAATCTAACTCTATTCCAACAACTCACAGTCATTATTTTTTATCTCTTTAGCTAGGATCCCTACGGCACAACCCACATCAAGAACTTTCTTTTGTTTACCTACACACTGCACAATTTTCTGATGAACACTGAATGGATTCAGATTTAAAGTGTCATATTTTGTCATCAAATCACTTATTCAAACTTAATTTGATATAATATTATCTATTTTTATTTAAAACTTCATTATAAACATCAACATAATCTTTTGAAACATGTTTCCAGCTAAATTTATTCTTAACCATATCTAATGATGAATCAACAAGTTTTTTTCTTAACTCATCATCTTCCATCAATAATAGAACCGTTTTTGAAATATCTGAAATTTTTTTTTCTTGTACAAGTAAACCTGATATTCCTTCATTTATTATATCTGGAATTCCTCCCACATCAGATCCAATCACAGGAAGCCCACAAGCCATGGCCTCCAATAAAACCACACCTAAACCTTCGGTATTTCCCTGAGAGTCTACTATAGAAGGTAAAACGAATAAATCAGCAGAGTTGTAAATCATCAACAATTCTCCATCAGAAACATTCTTCACAATTTCCACTTCATCTCCAAGACTAAGTTCATAAATAAGTTCTTTCAATTTAGCTTCGAGAGGTCCGGATCCAACGATTTTCAGCCGAACATGTTTATGTTCTTTTAAAACCTGAGGCATAGCACGTATGAGATATTCAAAACCCTTTCTTTCAATTAAATAACCAACTGACAGTATTTGAAAAATATTTTCATCTTTATAAACATCCAATGGCCTGAAAAATTCTGTATCCACTCCAAACGGTATTATATTGATCTTCTCCCCATCCAGACCCGCTTCTAAGCAAAACTTCCGAGTAGCAGTGCTGTTGGTTATGGTTTTTGAAGAATTATTCACCAGCCAGCGAAGAGCAAAAAGCATACTATAACGTTTGGAAAGATGTACCTCTTCACCATGGATCGTATTTATGTAATGGACCCCATGAAGCTTTTTTAAGAATAATGCACCTAATCCATTGGGTATAGGCCACTGAACATGAATCATATCCATTCCTTTCAACTTCCGCAGAGAATAATAAACAGTGAAAAACAGGAAGGTTAATACCTGAATTTTAACCAAAAAACCCTCTTTAACATTATCTATCATTCCGGCCCGACCTGATAAGCGTTCGTATTTTCGTGGATAGAAATAGTGGAATCTTTCTACATTCACCCCTTCCAAAGTGTAACTGGTTTCCCCACCAGTGTGCGGCGCAATAACACGGACTTCATGTCCATTCTTGACTACTTCTTTCATCAACCTATGGACA from Methanobacterium sp. harbors:
- a CDS encoding glycosyltransferase family 2 protein is translated as MRTKYDLTIAYRIYPKVSKNPLVFSDDKYKLSELCLRSLKESLGDLRAKLIVLLDNCPPEYIDLFKKYFDQEDLELIELDGVGNLSTFGMQIELLLEQNFSDVVYFAEDDYYYLPNQFSEMINFLEKNNDVDFVSPFDHIDYYKFNFHDYKNKIKFSEKKHWQNVATTCLTFLTTKKTLERTQNIFKTYAKGNYDTSIWASLTKFNIFNPFKLFKYKEKPYFIAVFFKSWRYSFIQHLFGKKWTLWTPIPTIATHIESEDVSPTINWLKIICHKL
- a CDS encoding lipopolysaccharide biosynthesis protein is translated as MLDAYKLFVKRIGLVGVTNFLVALNTIILIPILTKSVGATDYGIWVQVMTTFFLITSIANLGFPFTILRFLSAETSKRKIRESFYSMLSLILIASFLISVVLLLFSKEIAALLFNGNTMIVSLTAIMLIFGSANSLLINYFLTFNQMKKYSFFLLFQTYFSLLLISYFAFFWHSISLIVLGFLISQIVVLVLMISLIIQDIGFKIPNFGYIREYLNFSLPTIPSNLSNWIVESSDRFVIGILLGTTFVAYYSPGYTLGMSILLFSVPLSVILQSILPKYYENGQILEVTKFINYSMKYFLLISIPMVFGLSLLSKSIMMILTTPEIALNGYLVTPFVALSSLLFGAYGIIANIIILKKKTKVIGSIWTIAALISLLNLIFVPYFGILAAAAVTLLSYLFAFFVSLHYTLRYFKLNFDKMFILKIVFASIIMSLLIVLTNPKGIINVILVIGISMVVYFFLMFITKGIDRNEINFFKRMLN
- a CDS encoding UDP-glucuronic acid decarboxylase family protein, producing the protein MKQVLISGAAGFIGSHLCDKFLEEGFYVVGLDNFITGSPKNIEHLLERKKFEFIKHDITLPIKFHSKKIDLVLHFACPASPVDYLKFPLETMKVNSIGTLNMLEIAKKYNSKYIFASTSEVYGDPTVHPQTESYLGNVNPVGPRSVYDESKRFSEAISMSYFREYGLDTRIIRIFNTYGPRMKANDGRVVPNFITQALNMDNITVYGNGNQTRSFCYISDLIDGIFKITSADNLKGEIMNLGNPEEYNILDLAKIIIEKTSSKSQIIFKALPEDDPKQRCPEITKIKKLTKWQPETSLKEGIDLTIDYFKNHI
- a CDS encoding glycosyltransferase family 2 protein; amino-acid sequence: MEVSLIIPMYNEEDNVLITLNEVKKVLETYPSYQILAVDDGSSDQTLALLEDFASYNPELVVLKHPVNMGMGRALRTGFEKAEGDVIITLDADLSYDPKYITELIQELHENHLDIVIGSQYMAGGETEDIPFIRLFVSKMANKIVGYALDKHISTVTGILRAYRKEVIDSIEIESNGTEINPEMLSKAIAIGFEVKEIPVKLKGRKLGESKVQFRSTTISHLLFTFYEKPMMLFGVIGLLLCIIGIIIAIYLFYEYLIGTLDPTRPLMFVMVLMILSGIQILVFGFVATQISLLKREIYIIQKENKLLRKKLK
- a CDS encoding glycosyltransferase; the encoded protein is MKIGVITSAYPDFEDDPHGIFVHRLMKEVVKNGHEVRVIAPHTGGETSYTLEGVNVERFHYFYPRKYERLSGRAGMIDNVKEGFLVKIQVLTFLFFTVYYSLRKLKGMDMIHVQWPIPNGLGALFLKKLHGVHYINTIHGEEVHLSKRYSMLFALRWLVNNSSKTITNSTATRKFCLEAGLDGEKINIIPFGVDTEFFRPLDVYKDENIFQILSVGYLIERKGFEYLIRAMPQVLKEHKHVRLKIVGSGPLEAKLKELIYELSLGDEVEIVKNVSDGELLMIYNSADLFVLPSIVDSQGNTEGLGVVLLEAMACGLPVIGSDVGGIPDIINEGISGLLVQEKKISDISKTVLLLMEDDELRKKLVDSSLDMVKNKFSWKHVSKDYVDVYNEVLNKNR
- a CDS encoding glycosyltransferase family 2 protein, whose translation is MDNARVSIVILNWNGWEDTIECLESLFQINYPNFDVILVDNASGDDSLEKIKKYCSGNLKVESGFFKYNPENKPINLLEYTKEFDDPKVHMKKENTNRDQLILIKNDKNVGFPGGNNIGMKFALKFFNPDYILLLNNDTVVEKNFLGELVRNGDSEGDIGILGPKIYFYDKPNIIWSSGCEISWKLSRGIQIGTNELDNGQYDTKKQVEYVSGSAFLIKSEVIKKIGLMDENYFLYFEESDWTLRTNKRGYNTLYVPQSKIWHKISRSGGGISNPIGLYYITRNRWIFMNKWASNKDYIIFIIYQIISAIIFPIFLSIYYANLKLFKAYYFGLFDAIHYITFKTSRNSIK
- a CDS encoding UDP-glucose/GDP-mannose dehydrogenase family protein produces the protein MRITVIGAGYVGLVTAVCLAELKNNVLCVERPSFDLSKLKKGISHFYEPGLNELLSKNIKANRIKFTVDLDNAIDFSDVIFICVGTPQSNTGKADLSQVETIAIQIAKRLNSYKLIVEKSTVPVNTHQWVKKTIKRYAHSNLDFDVASNPEFLREGSAVSDFMKPDRIVVGVESDRAKQVFKQIYSPFIENGFPVLITTPAASELIKHAANSFLALKISYINMVSELCEKANVDINMVADGIGYDKRIGRDFLNAGIGYGGSCFPKDVKAFINIAEEHGVDFTILKEVEKVNSKKRINFVKKVEKVLWINKNKDIAIWGLSFKPDTDDIREAPSLDIINILSNKGANLRLYDPQAMQKFKSVFPENDKIKFFKNKYDTIRNADALLILTEWNEFKNVDLNKMKKLMNLPIIIDGRNIYNPKEMEAFEYYNIGRGKFNDVEILK
- a CDS encoding class I SAM-dependent methyltransferase codes for the protein MLEYKEANEIAKNIDGWVNEAEGEYLFETSRNCEGNGIILEIGSWKGKSTIYLGKGSQSGNKVKIYAVDPHTGSSEHIEEYGEVNTFDEFKKNIESAGLNNIITPVVKTSYDAFNMFDEPVEFVFIDGAHEYEQVKLDFELWFPRLIEGGKIAFHDSIGSYEGPRKVVKEYIYNSRNFKDVGFISSITFGTKVKENSLNDRIRNRIVHFFSKIMGLTYAIRADKLPKPLKTIGFKILKFMQ